atcgtttgttttggtctttgatctttggttttgatcgtaccactgtggacgctctaatccCATCTAATATTCTCCATATGGGAGTATTTATAGTTATGGTTTTATTTGTTGTTTATTATTTAGTCTTTACTGTTTGCTTTAAGTCGGTGAAAAAGTACATGAAAAGAAAGTTAAACAGAAAAAGGTAAAAGAAGAAGACAACTTAAATCTTTTCTCTACTTgtcttttcatttcttttatgAATGCTTTTGATTAAAAAGGTGCTTGCTTTACTCCTAATCCCATGATTATTGATTATGTCATAAGTATATACCACGTTGCTAAACGACTTAAAATGAACTTTAcatgattttcgttttgattcaAACCCTTTGTAGGGTGATTTAAGAACATTGCGTCGACCACAGAAATAGGAAGTTCAATTGACCAGCTTAGATTAGCCAAGCGGACCaaagtttaaaattttaaacttgacaccatttttcattttaatattttttttttgttgagaaagGTTAAAAACTTAGCATCGCCTACAATTTGAAATCGAGAGTCTATTTACAATCTATGATTACTTTCAAGTTTCAAGTGGGTTATTactagatctcgaaaagttactgTCCTAAACTAATTCCCAGGCGTGCCCCCAAGGTAAGTTGATGACAACTGCCTCTGACCAGGGACTTTTATTTGCCATAATTATTGGTGCATAACGGTCGAGTCGGTCAACGTTTCTAGGCCAAACCGTTGGCTGAACCGTTGACCATCAACGAGCAGTTTATGGCTCAATTTGAGTCGGTTCAGGTTTTTCTTTATGGTTTTCACATATTATAaatggatcaaaaaaaaaaaatctggaactTTAAGTTTTTATTCAATCTCTATTACAAAAATTCAACCTGAGAAATCTCCAATTTTTACGGTTTGAAGAAGATAtgatccaaagaagaagaaatagaggcAGAGAATAAATTGAAATAACAAATACCCAGACGCTGCCTCTCAAATCTCTTTTTTATTTCTAAAATCCATCACTGAATTTAGATAGAAATGTTCAATTTCCTTTCATTCTTCATCAAGAATCAACATTAACAGCAACCACCTTTTATAGTTTCTTGGCCTGTAATATTGGGTAGAAGAAcaagaatcaataaggagaagaagaagatggtgattGCGGTGGTAGTGACTGTAATAAGAAAATAGGCAGAGACGCAAAGGCGAGTGtgaagagaaagagggagaaagGCGTGAGAGACTGCTGCTAATTAATTAGGGTTTGGGCTTGTTTATCAATGGTGGGTTGTGATTAATAGAAACTATAATATCAATGGTGATAAATAACCGGTTTTATCGGTTCCGGTCGGTTGGTTTTGAGAGTGAAATTGTTGATTCAGCCGAAGATCCTACGGTTATAAATGTTGAAATTGCCACCGACCGTTGGATGAACGGTTCAGATCGGTGCAAGTTTGGCCGATTTTGTTCCGGTCAGTCGTTCCGACTCGAAACAAGTGCTCACTCCATGGAACAAATCCTAATGACggtaaatatacatttatgtatacatTCGATAATATTTGAGCCTAAGAATTTAATGAGAATGACATTTGTTCTTAAAAAGGTTCTCATCTTATAGTGAATGAAAATACGAATCCGACGagcaagaatcattcaattttgTGCTATAACGAATAAATTACgagtgatttattaaaaaaatacttTTATGTGTGGCTAAAGTTGATTTCGTGAATAGGAAATTGTACACGGAATTTTAGCAACAGTTCGAAAACTAAAACCGTGAATACCTGACTAAAGGATTATTTTAGTCAAATATTTGGTATTTCCTTTCCTATACAAGGTAGCTTTGTTTCCAAGCTACCTAGCCTTAatcattcactataaataaaggtttCATGTAACCACACAAATCATCCCTTGGGAAATTTTGTGTGTGTTGCATAAAGTTATTTTTCATATCTTTATTCTTCATAAACAACAGTGCAATTTCAAAAGACTTTACTTGGGGATTGTAAAGCGTAGGCAAGCTATCTTCTTTGATAGTTACAGAACCTGTTTTCCAAGTGTTTTTCATAAACCTATATTTAATagatcaagatatctctagattgttTCTAAATGATCTTGTGAGGAAGAATCAATTAGGTTGCGGAaagtgtaaaccctaattattgaTCGGAGTATCCGCTAAAGAGAATTAATGTTCCGCTAGAAATTTTCAAgagcatcttctaaagagaactggcgttctgctagaagattcaCAAGAGCAACTTCTAAAGATAATCTGTGTTCTTCTAGGAGTTCTACAGGTGTACGAATACAATAGTCCGAAATCTGGTAgtaggtaattggtgtaacaacttaaatcagtgtgtgttcaatctggattaggtccagAGGTTTTTCTCAAAGATTGTATTATTCCTCGAAAAACAAAAATctttgatgtctgtgttatttctttttcacattatattgatttatctttataattgaaatatcgaaAGTTGTACGTATTTAAACCTAGATAGTATTAACTCAACTGTAAAGAACCTACAAGACTctttcttgttgaattcgtatcttgaaatatattcTGCAAGACTTTTTCTTGTTGGAATTTTGTTCGTGAACAGTTCAGCTATGTTTACCTTGTTAAAATAATCTTAAATACGGTTTCTTAACCAAATGTATAGATTCTACAAGGATTGTATATATAAGTTCTCAAAGGAAAAAGTTGTTGGTGTACTAGTTATCCTCTCCTTTTCAATAGCGCTAATTTCTTTCTTACCCTTTGCTTAGCAGGATTATGGCCAAGCCAATAATAACCATAATGTTTGTTTTAACTTGTTTTCTACGTGCGAGTGTCGTTGATTGTCTTTTCTGAATGTCAGTTGTACATGGCTAATATTCTCTACATGATATAATCATATTCGATACGAATAGAAAAAAGTCTATTTGATTTTGAATGATTGAACTCTATCAAAttcgattatttatttatttatttttgtattttttcaacatctcccatGAAACAATGGTCGGTAATTATACATTCTTCTAAAAATCTATCGAATAAATCAACATATTTATTATTAAAATTTTGATcgttttgatttagttttttaAAAACTTAATTAATATCTTTTAATTGATCAAttgtaatgatttttttttcaaaaacttttttcagaaatttcaatagatataaaaataaaaataatagatACAAGTATGCTTTTGGGGACATATATAAAAACTAAATTCTACAGAATAATTTTGATTTTAGTGAAACATAGCTAGTACTTTTTGAACGCgtaaaattagcaaaacctctCTTTTGAGGTCGAGATTATAGCATGTTTGGATACACATCAAGAATTCAAAAAGCAAGAAGTCAGTTTGAATATAAAATTTCAGAACGAGTTCTAGAAGAAGAAAAGttgactttttgtgaagcaatataTCTGGCCTTCTGCTTCTTCAGAaacagaagtcagaagcaaaattgTATCCGAATGCGCTATTATAGGGTGTTTGGCAACATCATGAGAAGTTATTTCTTGACTTAATTAAgtcaaaaagaaataaattagACATGGTGTAGATCAACTTctggaagcaaaaaaaaaatattttcaaaacgaAACAAATATTTGTTGCTTCTGACTTCTCCAGGAGCTACTTCTCGGATTTTGAGAGAAACTAAAAACGACCCCTTCCTATACTTCTTTCTTTCTTATGCTTTCTGGATCAGACTCGTCTTCTTTCTAAACTATGTTTTCATTATATTTTCTATGTTTGAAATGATCAGTGCAACATCGATTTAGAGGTATTTAAAAAGAAGTTAGAGAAGAGTACAAATACAACCAAATAAATAATTATCGTATCAATTTCATGAAGAAATCTGAGACATCAAAAAATGATGATTTTGTATGATTTGAataatttcagttattagaaactgATTATGAGGGTAATAATCAAGTTATACTATGGAAAAATGTGGGTTGAGATTAAAGTCTAATAACATATTGCATGCTCTTAAAGAATTTTTTTCCAGACTGGTTTTCCCAAATATTGATTAACCTTGTTGGGTTATTAATAAATTGTTTATAGTACTTGAATCTCGGTTAGTAAGTTTCATGTATAAAATTAAGTTGAGTGCATAAGGGTTTATGGCTTTGGATGAGGAAGATGATCTtctaattttgatgaaaccaatataAATTGGTTGTCATCTTCAATTTTATTTTCGTCCAGAAAAACACATCAATAATCATTACAATTTGAGATTGGGTTGTAAGTTGATGAATCATCATCCACTCTTTACAAATTATTGATTCACGGTATGAAAATAATTTACATTTTTTGCACAGAGGGGTGCAATTTCTAAAATGTTACAATACAAACTTTAAATTGAGTTATTGACTAACAGAAGTAAGTGATTTGCCACACTAACTTCTTTGTCCTTTTACTCCTCAGAAGTACTTACGAGAAGTCCAAAAGCACAAGCAGAAGTCCCTCTGGTTGACAAACACCCAATTACTTTTTGAACGCGTAAAGTTAACAAAAACTCTTTTTCAGGTCGAATTGGACTTAAGATATGGTACGTCTGCTAAATCATTTCCATAAAATTATGTGTGATTATATGGAAATAACTTACATCTGGTTGTTGAAAAAAAGCTCCAAAAATATGTTTTATATGTACGAAGATTTTTTTCTTTGGGGATCTCTTTATGTGGAAATCGTATGTGAACCAAAAGCTAAATCCTCGGGGACTTGAACTTAACTAATACTCTTATTGAAAAAATGTTCTAACTTGTAACTGACTATTGTTCTAATGCTAGGTGTAGAACTAGAAGTATGTTtttacttctctaaaaatagAAGTTAATTTCAGAAATTAGAAACAAATTATTTTGCTTCATGGAaaattagttttctttttcattttgaaaTAATATTGCCAAACTAATTGGTTGCTTTTTGATTCCTAAAAATGGTAAAGTTACTCCTTCGTATAAATCCAAACATGTTATAGAACTCCTGTTACAAAAGGAGTGAGGGTCGACCTCGAAAACTTACCAAACCTTCGGCAAGAATCGACTGTAGTCACTGTACTTACCAAACCCGGCATTGTTTATTTTCCCTTTCTACATCAACTTTTCGCCAAACTCTTCGTGGCGGGCCTGACTAATGTCTCCAAAAGGACATAGATGATGACACATATCTGACCTACAAACAGtcaattattttattaattgaaAATGCTTTATACCCGCTTTTTTGCCCCCAAACTTTGCACCCGCGACGTGTCATCGCATTAGTGGCTAATCCAACACCAATGGACCCCTGCTTGCTCCAGCACCAATGAAAAATGCCACATCGCGGGGAGAACGGTGGGTACGAGTGGGCATACGTAGCACTGTCGTTTATTAATCCTCCAATTACCTGTCTTCTGACAATTTCTCTTGATTTTGTCTTTCTCTTAatctttgtttatttttcttaatgAACTCTTAATCTTTATTTTAACCGCCAGAAAAGTGTACTATTAATAATATTGTACTTGTCAAGTCCATATTTCGTTTTCGCCGttccatcaaaaaaataaaataaaaaaagaaatgaaggaGTCTCATTTCTGTCCAGCTATTTCTCAATCCGACTCCTATCGGAAATTTTCAGCCGTAAATAATTTATCGGTTCAAAATTAATGAGTTCAACGAGATTTTTGAAGTTCAGGGTTCATGGCTCACTCTTAATTTCGATATAAGAGTCATTCCAGTTCGATTGCCGGGGCCATTGGAAAAAAAATGTTAGGATGATATCTCAAACGCACATGCCATTTAAGGAAGGATCCTTAAAGCAGTTTGATCATTGATTTAGTATTATTTCTCCACCATTTTTCACCAAAATCCACCGGCGGCCAGACTAAAGTCTCCGACCAAGATGACATTTGCAAGATTGTATAGCCACGTCTGAGACGCCTGACTGATGTATTTTAATTTTTAGTAATAATTAAATCCTCTTGTTATTACGTGGCCAATTTCTCTTGCTATCTCTGTCTTCTCTGCCTGCCCAATCTATTTTTAACCGcgagaaaaataaatatatttgcaGGTCAAATTCCAGTTTTGCCATTCCAAAATCCTCTTTTCAATTCTCTCTGATTTCTTCCTTTGATTCCAGTATTTTCTCAGTCGAAATCCTGTTGAAATTCTTCAGTTTTCCGGTGGGGTTTCTGAATAGTTAAAAGAAAAACTTTTTGTTAGTGCTGAATCGAGGgtttatgttttgattttattggattttttttttttttttgaagaattttCATTTGTACTAGTTGAGGATTGTCTGGAAGAAATGAAATTGAAGAGATTGTgacaaaaggaagaaaaaaaatggtgacAAGGAAGCTTGGTAAATATGAGCTAGGAAGAACAATTGGGGAAGGAACTTTTGCCAAGGTTAAGTTTGCTAAGAATACAGAAACTGGAGAAAATGTTGCTATTAAAGTTATGTCTAAAGCTACTATTCTCAGACATAAGATGGTGGATCaggtaaaaaaaaaacacttagtTCCAATTTGTATTTTTACATAAAATGTTATGTTTAACTTCTGAATACAGCACGATCATTATAGCTTGTTCCAATTAGACGAAGTTTTCTGGATGGGTATAGTGGATTCAAGTGCAAGATTTTGATGTAAACCGGGGTTGAGATCGAATTCTAGTACACTAGCATAGTTGTACTTGATCCAATTAGACCAAGTTTTGTGCATGGTTATGTTGATTGAGTTCTATAGAGTAGGAAAGATTTTGATGTAACGTTTAAAGAAATGATGGTAGCAAATGTAGTTTTAGGCATTGTTGTTCTAGGTTAGTACTACTATGGCTTGAGTTTGGAACTCTTCGGCATCTTAATTTTATATTGATATGGAGCAAAAATAGCTATAAAAAGGAAAAGCTAGTAGGCTTTTATACCTTATAGCTCACTATCTTTTGGGATTATTGATCGATTAATTGGGCCTTATGTTTATGATTTGTTTTGCAGATCAAGAGAGaaatttccataatgaagatTGTGAGGCACCCGAATATAGTTAGATTGCATGAGGTATTGTTGGTATATTTGCTTAAAGGGAATGACTaccagggggttagtccacgagtgagtttgggggagtttaatgtattttgaatcttggagattttgagggagtgtaagagagtgtggggagtttgatagagtttggtgttttgagtgtggggagtttgagagactctccagaaatctttacttttttgagagatttggagtgaggaaaaaatacactataaactctctagaactccccagaactcccccccaaacaccaactccctagcattctaattttaacgactaacagggagtttgagagtttctttcaaactcccccacgactaacagggttttctagggagtttgggagactattCTAAattctcccacgactaacagagatttcgagagactcctttgaactcccccacgactaacaggaaaaaaccaaactacacccaactcccccaactcccttgaggactaacaccctggtacacattgtttttgctttgatGATTTTCTTGATAACTAACTAATTATGTTATAATGCTCTTTTGGATATGCTTTAACTATCAGGTGTTGTCTAGCCGGACAAAGATATATATCGTTTTGGAGTTTGTCACCGGAGGAGAACTATTTGATAAAATTGTAAGGTTTTTGAAGATTATCATTGCTCAATTGTGAAGAAATGTCGTTCTTTTCTCACTGTTATGATTTTGCAGGTTCACCAAGGAAAAATCAAGGAAAATGAGTCCCGGCGATATTTTCAGCAACTTATAGATGCAGTAGATTATTGTCACAGGAAGGGAGTCTATCACAGGGATTTGAAGGTGTGGTTTGGAATGGTGCTTAACATTTCACTGCCTGTACTGCCGAGTGGCAGTTGTATGATTTTGCTCTAAACCCTGATCTAATTGTTTTATTGTTTTCCTGTAGCCTGAGAATCTTCTTCTTGATTGTCATGGTAAATTGAAAGTTTCTGACTTTGGGCTAAGTGCACTACCCGAACGAGTAAGCTTGTTGGAGTTGTTTACTGCATCAATCTCATTAACTCGAGTTCTTATATTCttccattttcttttaaagaatAAAATGTACTGCAGTTAATTGGTGTTTTGGCTGTCTGCAGGGAATTCTTCTTCATACAACATGTGGTACCCCTAATTATGTTGCACCTGAGGTACTCTTCCTGTACTTCCGTCTAGGTTCTAGTGATTGAATTATGTATGCTTAGGCTATGCAACTGTGTTTTCCTAGAGAAGCGAACTACGTTCAGCATAATTTGTTGGTTATTTGTAATTCAAGATGATACTTCGGGTGCCATTTATGGCTTATCTCCTCTGCACTGTCAAGCTCATAACTTCCCTTATTTGGTGTGTGGGTCAATTTGTCTACCTAGTGTATTATCCGTTACACCAGTTTCGGTATACAACGGAATACTTAATATCTTGTAGTTTGGTGATTGTTTCTGTTTTGCAATATGTACTCTGACAAACATTGGATACAAGACTTTTTTATTTGCATATCTAAGTATGACGTACCAAATTATTGTAAATCGTACTTTGTTTTAGTACTTCAAATAAATGACTTGTCATCATTTTGGTGAAAGCTTTGATGTATCTCCATTCTGATATACGTTGTTCTTACCTTTAGGTTCTTAGTCACCAAGGTTATGATGGTTCCAGTGCTGATGTGTGGTCGTGTGGTGTTATCCTTTATGTCATAATGGCAGGATACCTTCCGTTTGATGAGACAGACCTTCCTGCACTATACAAAAAAGTAATCTACCTTTCTATGCCTATTGGTGTTTCGGTTGTGTAGGGATTCATCATGATAATCTCTTGTTAATATTAGTAAAAATCTGGGAAGACATGATTGAGGAGTGTCTGACCACTTTCGTTCATGTTCAGATTAATGTAGCAGAGTTCTCGTGTCCAATTTGGTTCTCTCCTGGGGCGAAGGCATTGATACTAAAGATACTTAACCCCAACCCCAAAACAGTGAGTATTCACAGCATTACTTCTATTGCTATATTATTCTATATTTCATTTCCTGGCcttgtcattttttttttaattctctcACGCTTCATGCAGCGAATATCCATCGAGGGGATAAAACGTGATCCATGGTTCAGGCAAAGTTATGTGCCTGTTAGATATGGCAACGAGGAGAAAGTCAGTCTGGATGATGTTTGTGCTGTCTTCAATGACATTGAGGTTGGTAGATTACAGCTATCAGTTTATCATTTTTGCCTAAATAGAAACTGTTTGCGTGTTGACATTATTATCCAGTGCTATCCCATTATGCCAAGAAAAGTACTCTTATTATCCTTTGCTTCTATCAATCTGTGTAGCTGACGTTTCGTTGCTCTACGGTTTCTCGCAGGACCAATATGTATCTGAGAGGACGGGTAATGATCAAGGCCCTTTGATTATGAATGCGTTTGAGATGATCACGCTTTCTCAAGGACTGAACCTATCAGCTCTCTTTGACCGGAGACAGGTACATTTCTGTACATTTTTAATTTTATCAAACACATGATCTTTCTTTATCTCCCACATCTCAATATATAGCTTCCCAAGATATACTAGAATAAGAGTTTAAAAAGGGAAGTGAATCAAATTTATCTTACATTCTTTTGGCCAGGACTATGTAAAAAGACAGACCCGCTTTGTCTCTCGCAAACCAGCGAATGACATCATTTTAGCTATTGAAGCTGTTGCTGCGTCCTTGCACCTCAGTGTCCATTCTCGTAACTATAAGGTAAACCTAAAGATGATATCCTCTCTATAGTAAAGACTACTGCATGTTATCTCGGCTTATGGCATCTTATCTCGGAACTGCtctttttaccttctccaattgacGTTGTTCGTAAAGACTACTGCATGTTCCTCAGAAAATTGATTCGCTTTCTTGAGTGGTGGTGCTTTTGGTAATTGATTATCCTTGAACTTGTCTAATTTTCCCTTCGTCTATTTCATCTTTACCACAGATGAGACTGGAAGGTTTATCTGCTAATAAGATCGGGCGGTTTGCTGTTGCCTTGGAGGTACCTTTCTGTCACTGTTTTTCTGGTATTACTTATCCATGAAGAAGCTGTTCATGTTGAAATATTCCAAAATAATTAGTTCTTACTGCAACTTATTGTTCTCGAATCAGATTTACGAAGTTGCGCCTTCTCTTTTCATGGTAGATGTTCGAAAAGCCTCCGGAGATACTCTTGAATATCACAAGGTGAGCTTGCATTTCTTTTTTTGAAATTCTAATTCATCTGCTGTTCACTATATAATTTAATCTTTACTGGTGTAAACTTGCATCTTGCACTTTTGACAGTTCTACAAGAATTTGTGCTCGAAACTTGAGCATATAATTTGGAAACCAACAGAAGATAGTGCACCATCTGGATTGCTGAAATCAATGACTTGCTGACCCAATCCAAAAGGGTGTGATGCAAATCCAAAAAGCAGACAAGCTAATTCTTCGTAGGACCTAAATAGCCAACTGTTTGATCATCTTTGCGGAAAGCCTTCTCCCCTGTAATGTTGTACAATTTACACTAACGGTAAATAAAGGGAATGcaaataattgagtttagtttatgggttttagtttttgttttgttgTAAGTGTAGCAATGATGCGGTTCGTCGTTAAGTTTGCAGAAGTACGAGTTAAGAATCCCAAAGTTTTGACCTTGTATAAAAATAAATACTCAAgttgattttatatatttcacTATGCCAGTAAACAAAAATGTTCCAACTCTATTCAGGCGTTCTATCATCcatctgatgattctgattcaCAATGTTCATACCACATTCGTTTCTGCACTTCTTCGTCTTCCTTTCTCGATACCCCATCAATATCTTCTTCACCCCTCATTGTGCTGGACAGCTCCTGGATAGTGCAAGACGTACTGCGTTGCATTTTATCCGCAAGTATCCGAGTTTTCTCCTCAAGTCCTAAGCTCAAAAGACGGTCTCTCAGCAACTTGCAAGTACTACGATATGGTGGTATGCCTTCATCGACCATCATTTCAAAGAATTTACACGCATCATCAGTTCTTCCTTTCTTTTTACAAAACCCATGGATCATTACAGCATAAGTTGATGCAGAAGGAAAGAATCCCTTTTCTCCCATACTTCCCCAAACACCCATAGCACGATCGAATCTTCCCACTCTGATGAGCATTTTTAGCAGCATGTTATAAGTATGTCGATCAGGCAAACAAGAATCTTTCTCCATCTTAGAAATCAACTTCAATGCTTGATTAACTTCAGTGCGATTGCAATGGAACGCCAAAATCGCGTTATAACTCCACACGTCCTGGTTAACGCCACCTTCAATCATTTCATCTAATAGTAAATAAGCCTCATCCAGTTGTTCGTTCTTGACATAGAGCTTGATAATGGTGTTAAAAGTGAAAACTTTTGGAACTAAATTGTACCTCTTCATTCTATCAAGAACTCTAATAGCGGAATGTATATCATCTGCTTCGCAGGCGGCATGAATAAATATCGAATAAGTAAATGCATCAGGCTTCAAATTGCACGAACCCATTTCGCGAAAAAGCTTATAAGCTTCAGCTGGTTTACCCCCACGGCATATAGATTCCAACAAAGTATTAAACGCAACCAAATCCATTTTACATCCTCTTTCAAGCATTTCATCGAACAGTTTTCGTGTCTCATCTGAATCTCCCAAATCACCCCAACCCATCATCAAAATGGTATAAGTTTTAGGACTTGGATCAAATTCCAACTTAACTTTATCAAAAAACTCTTGTGCCGGTTTAACAAGCTTTCGTTTGCATAATGCAAACAGAAGATTATCAAGATCAGTAATACCAGGTTTGAGATCGAATTCTTTCATTCTTTTAAAAGCTCTAATAGCATCACCAGGCAGATTAGCTCTAGCATAAGCACGAAAAATATTCCAGAAATTCTCATGGCGAAGTTGATGAATACCATCTTCTTTAATCTCTGTAAGAAAATCCCAGAGCAATGGAAACTGTTTATTACCACCAAGGATGTCGATAAGAATGTCATAACTATCTTTACTGTGACTGAAATTTTGTAAATTTTCAGCCCAGAGGAAAAATCTGTATGCTGAAACACCCAGATTCTTGCATCTTTTTAGAACTTGTTCAACTAAATCTGTTGATATCTTAGTTGAGAATGGATTCAGAGCTGATTCGATATCGTGATGAGGACTACGGTAATCACTAAGTACACGAGATATCTCATTCACATCGTTGGTGGGATTGTTTTGAAGATTTGATTGTGAGAAGTATCTGAGAAACTGAAGAGAATTGTTTGTACGAAACCCATTTGCAGAAAGTGAAGATGAGATTGATAGAACTCTAGCTGGTTGAAGATGGCAAGTTCGAGAAGAAGAATGTTGGCAAAGGAAGAGTGAGAGACATGTTCTAGTTTTAGAAAGGAGCATTTTGACTGCCATTTGCTCCTAGGAAAGGAGACTAACATAACAACATTCTAATCCGCAGATTAACTGGTTTTGTTGACACATTTTTCAAGGTTGCTATTGGGGAAACCGATTTGATTGGGGTGTACCAAaatacaaataagataaaacaacattgaCAAATTGATACCCCATCATCAGCCTTGCATTTTTTTGGGGCCAAGCCGGTAATGGGTAAAAGCGGGGAAGTTGCCTAGCCAGGAATGGCCAACCAGTTTCCGAAACCTACTTACACGGCTACGTACGATAAACCAACGGAGGGGTATTTACATTTGtgagaattttgataaagtaccccgCTTTTTGGATACCCACTAAAAAAATATCCACATTTTTTAAAACTTGTTAAAGTACACTCacgttagtttttccatctagTATTAGTTAAGGCTAATTTACTTTACATATTTATTCTTTTATTATTGCCACATTGATTTTATACATTatttttcaggttcgtcgagttcggttcaggatcgttacactgCTTTCAGGTTTTTTACATCATTTCCCATAAAGGGTTCATCATTTCAAGAGTTTTGAGATTTTTGGTTGGAAGAAAACGACCTTCTACAacattttttttaggtttgtcGAGCCTAGTTTAGGATCGTGACAAcgctttcaggttcgtcgagacCGGTTCAGGATTGTTACACCGTTTTCAGGATCGTCGGATCATTTACCCTTCCCACCAAGAAGATGTAGTTTAGGGGTAAATAGGACTTTTAATTGGAAAAATAA
This genomic stretch from Papaver somniferum cultivar HN1 chromosome 5, ASM357369v1, whole genome shotgun sequence harbors:
- the LOC113282823 gene encoding CBL-interacting serine/threonine-protein kinase 24-like isoform X1; the encoded protein is MVTRKLGKYELGRTIGEGTFAKVKFAKNTETGENVAIKVMSKATILRHKMVDQIKREISIMKIVRHPNIVRLHEVLSSRTKIYIVLEFVTGGELFDKIVHQGKIKENESRRYFQQLIDAVDYCHRKGVYHRDLKPENLLLDCHGKLKVSDFGLSALPERGILLHTTCGTPNYVAPEVLSHQGYDGSSADVWSCGVILYVIMAGYLPFDETDLPALYKKINVAEFSCPIWFSPGAKALILKILNPNPKTRISIEGIKRDPWFRQSYVPVRYGNEEKVSLDDVCAVFNDIEDQYVSERTGNDQGPLIMNAFEMITLSQGLNLSALFDRRQDYVKRQTRFVSRKPANDIILAIEAVAASLHLSVHSRNYKMRLEGLSANKIGRFAVALEIYEVAPSLFMVDVRKASGDTLEYHKFYKNLCSKLEHIIWKPTEDSAPSGLLKSMTC
- the LOC113282822 gene encoding pentatricopeptide repeat-containing protein At1g52640, mitochondrial-like, which encodes MAVKMLLSKTRTCLSLFLCQHSSSRTCHLQPARVLSISSSLSANGFRTNNSLQFLRYFSQSNLQNNPTNDVNEISRVLSDYRSPHHDIESALNPFSTKISTDLVEQVLKRCKNLGVSAYRFFLWAENLQNFSHSKDSYDILIDILGGNKQFPLLWDFLTEIKEDGIHQLRHENFWNIFRAYARANLPGDAIRAFKRMKEFDLKPGITDLDNLLFALCKRKLVKPAQEFFDKVKLEFDPSPKTYTILMMGWGDLGDSDETRKLFDEMLERGCKMDLVAFNTLLESICRGGKPAEAYKLFREMGSCNLKPDAFTYSIFIHAACEADDIHSAIRVLDRMKRYNLVPKVFTFNTIIKLYVKNEQLDEAYLLLDEMIEGGVNQDVWSYNAILAFHCNRTEVNQALKLISKMEKDSCLPDRHTYNMLLKMLIRVGRFDRAMGVWGSMGEKGFFPSASTYAVMIHGFCKKKGRTDDACKFFEMMVDEGIPPYRSTCKLLRDRLLSLGLEEKTRILADKMQRSTSCTIQELSSTMRGEEDIDGVSRKEDEEVQKRMWYEHCESESSDG
- the LOC113282823 gene encoding CBL-interacting serine/threonine-protein kinase 24-like isoform X3, with translation MVTRKLGKYELGRTIGEGTFAKVKFAKNTETGENVAIKVMSKATILRHKMVDQIKREISIMKIVRHPNIVRLHEVLSSRTKIYIVLEFVTGGELFDKIVHQGKIKENESRRYFQQLIDAVDYCHRKGVYHRDLKPENLLLDCHGKLKVSDFGLSALPERGILLHTTCGTPNYVAPEINVAEFSCPIWFSPGAKALILKILNPNPKTRISIEGIKRDPWFRQSYVPVRYGNEEKVSLDDVCAVFNDIEDQYVSERTGNDQGPLIMNAFEMITLSQGLNLSALFDRRQDYVKRQTRFVSRKPANDIILAIEAVAASLHLSVHSRNYKMRLEGLSANKIGRFAVALEIYEVAPSLFMVDVRKASGDTLEYHKFYKNLCSKLEHIIWKPTEDSAPSGLLKSMTC
- the LOC113282823 gene encoding CBL-interacting serine/threonine-protein kinase 24-like isoform X2 — protein: MVTRKLGKYELGRTIGEGTFAKVKFAKNTETGENVAIKVMSKATILRHKMVDQIKREISIMKIVRHPNIVRLHEVLSSRTKIYIVLEFVTGGELFDKIVHQGKIKENESRRYFQQLIDAVDYCHRKGVYHRDLKPENLLLDCHGKLKVSDFGLSALPERGILLHTTCGTPNYVAPEVLSHQGYDGSSADVWSCGVILYVIMAGYLPFDETDLPALYKKINVAEFSCPIWFSPGAKALILKILNPNPKTRISIEGIKRDPWFRQSYVPVRYGNEEKVSLDDVCAVFNDIEDQYVSERTGNDQGPLIMNAFEMITLSQGLNLSALFDRRQDYVKRQTRFVSRKPANDIILAIEAVAASLHLSVHSRNYKMRLEGLSANKIGRFAVALEMFEKPPEILLNITSSTRICARNLSI